The DNA segment TTTTCATCGCGAAAATTTCTGCCCATAAGTTCAGGAGGCAGAAAATCTCCGGTTGCAACCTTTGTGTAGTATGTTTTTTTTGTGTTCTTGTCCTGAATCTGAAACGAGTCGCAGTCAATTATTGATATTGCAGCAGTCCTTGCTATAAGAATATTGCTTGCACTCATATCACCTATTTTGTGGCCTTTTTCGTGCAAAGCCGCAGTAACGTATGATATATTGAATGCGGCCGTCAGAAGGTACAGCCATGAAAAAGAGCCGCCGAGGTATTTTATTCTGTCGTCAGGGTCATAATACCTGTGTGCCTCCCTGAAAAGAGAAGTGTCTACAAGAGGCATAGTAAAGCCTAAGAATTCTGCATCGTCTTTGCACGAGTCATAAAGTGACTCCACAGGCCATGAGACCGAACTTGACCGAAGGCTTCCACTCCGGCCGGCCAGGTTTTCCCCGGGAGGGTTTTTTATCATTGCCTCTATTTTGTTTTTGATTTCCGGGTTTAATTTGTCCCTGTGGTAAATCTTTGCGCAGAGAAACGGCTCTTCCTTTACCTTGTATATGGAGCCTTCACCGCCTGTTTTGCCCGGTCCTGTAAGAACAACCTTTCTTCTGTTGCCTGAATACAGGATTTTTTCAGGCATCAGTTCCTCTTTTTCTGATTATTCCCAAGTGAGATAGCAACAAGAGTTTTGTCATCATCCGAGACTTCATTGATTTTACCGGAAAGAAGAAATTCCCCGATATCATCCGAGAGTTCTTTTTTGTCATGAGACTTCTCCGCGTATTCAAAAAAAGGCCTGAAAAACGGGACGTAAGGTTTGTAGAAATCGTTTTCCTTTATAAGAACGGCTCTCTGGCAGCCGTCCGTAAATGCAGCAATATTTTTTATATCCGGTATATTCTGTGATATCCTGAGGCTTTCCCTCCACTTATCGGAGGTTACGGGAGTCACCTCATTGATGTATTCTGATTCTGCAGGTTCTGACAATAATTTTATTTTCCCGGAATAAGACTGTCCGACAACTCCGCCGTCTCCTACCTGTCCTATGGAAACGCTTTTTTTGTAGACTAATATGACTATAAGAGTGCAGGCAAGCTCTTTTTTTGGAACTTTGTTCTCTATGGAGTATTTCTCGATTGCGCTTACAGATGACAGAAACGCCTCTTCTATTATGGACACGTTGGACGTAATGTCAGCAGAAGTGATATTCTCATCGTAAACGGTCATGAAATGTTTTTTTATGGACTCTGTGGCTGTTCTTACTGCAATCTCAGCACCCTTTTCAGAATACCGTGCACTCCCGAGGCCGTCTGCAACAGCAATTGCCGCCGAGTCTTCTCTTGGTATTTCAGACGTCCATGCATCCTGGCATGAAAGGCCCTTTTTTATATGCGAAGCTCCCGTCGTTTTTGCCCCGGATATTGAAATATTCATGCTGAGTTTATTCATAATATGAACTGCCCCGTTAAAATAGTGCAAATCTGAATAAATAATGGTAAAAATTTATAGTATCAGATTGTCGGGATTTCTCCCCATCCAGTTTCCCCTACAGGGTCTTCGAGGACAACCTGCTCACCCATATTTGATGCGGAGACTTTCGCCTGGCTTCTTGATAGCCATACAAACATCTCTTTAAAGTGATTTTCTTTCAGTTTTATTGGTTTTCTCTCGGGAGGGGATATCTTTTTGAGTGTCTCCATATCAGCCGAATCGACACCTACTGCAAAAAAGAGGAATCTGCTTTCTTCTTCTCCCCGGTGGACTTTTGATATAATCTCATTCCACTTGTCATCTCCTTCCTGCATGTCTGTCGGCTCTCCGTCTGTTATCATGAATATCCACGGACGGTAATAATCTATACCTTCCTTTTTGTATTCATCCTTCCTTTTTTCCAGGATTTCAAGGGTTTTATCTATTGCATCCCCCATCGGTGTAAGCCCGTCTGCTGAGAGTTCGACCGGGTTGAAGTCCTCTATTGCAGTAAACTCCTGTACAACCTCTACTTTTTTGCCGAATGACACAACGCACAGGTCCACTCTTTTTCTTGCAAGTTCATCTTTTTCTATTTCTTCTTTGAAGGTTTGAATTCCGCTGTTTAACTGTGATATTTTATCCCCGACAACCATCGACCCTGATATATCGAGGAGGAGAATTGTCGGACAGTGCGGCTGCTGGGGGTAGGCAATTTCAACCATGTCTTCAAGTGTCATATTTATCCTCTTAATATCTGTTTAAATCAAGCACTAATGCTTTGATATTAGGATGAATGATATAAAAAGATGATTGATTTTAAAAGTCTTTCAGTCCTTTACGGTCAGAATTCCGACAACGAGAAGTGCAAGGCCGGCAAGCGCCACAACAAGGCCCAAAAGGCCCTTAATTACATAGATCAGTTCATCAATGAAATAATATGCTCCGTAAATACCTGCCAGCAGGAGTATGATTCCTGCAATTATCATTCCAAATGCAACTTTATCCATTAATTATCACATCTTATAGCAGTATCTGATTAAATTTCTCTCATATAAAAACTTTCATTCAAATGTGTTGTTAATTATTGATGTCTCTTTTTTGGTGCAGGTTATATTTTTACATCAGCATGCGGTATAATATACTATAATTTCCGGGGAATTATATGAAAATAACAATTGTCGGCGGAGGATATGTCGGTCTTGTATCAGGTGCATGCTTTGCAAAGACTGGTCACGACGTCACCATAGTTGATGTTGACTCTTCAAAGGTTGGTATGATAAATTCAAAGAAGCCTCCTATATATGAAAAGGGTCTTGAGGAGATTCTTAACGAAACAGCCGGAAAGAACCTTTGTGCCTCGACAGGATATGATAGTGTTGCTGATTCCGATGTTTCTATGATCTGTGTCGGGACGCCCCAGGGAGAGGACGGGTCAGCGAATCTTGCCTATATAAAACAGGCTGCATCTTCAATAGGAAAGGAGCTTAAAAAAAGCTTAGGTTACAGGGTAGTTGCCGTAAAAAGCACTGTTCCCCCCGGAACCACAGAAAATTTCGTAAGACCTGAAGTTTTGCGGGCTTCTGGAAAGAGCGTGGACGATATAGGTTTTGCTATGAACCCGGAATTTTTAAGAGAGGGAATTGCGGTTTTTGATTTCATGAACCCTGACCGTATCGTCGTTGGAAGTGACACTGAGAAAGCCGGTGAAATAATAGAGAAGCTGTACTCCTGTATAAATGGTGATGTGATTCATACAAAAACGACCGCAGCCGAGATGATAAAATATACGTCCAATGCGTTTCTTGCAACAAAGATCTCTTTTTCAAACGAAATCGGCAATATCTGCAAGGCTCTTGGCGTTGATGTGTACGAAGTGATGAAAGGAGTTGGTATGGATCACAGGATATCGCCGTATTTTCTGAATGCGGGTGCAGGGTTTGGAGGAAGCTGCTTTCCGAAGGACGTCTCCGCGATTGCGTCTATTGCAGAAGGTATGGGTCTTGATCCTGTTCTTTTAAAGTCAGTCTTAAAAATCAACGATGCGCAGCCCCTAAGGATTGTAGAAATTCTTGAGAATCGGGCAGGCTCACTGAAAAACAAAAAAATTACCGTTTTGGGGCTGGCATTCAAGGACAACACCGACGACATACGCGACTCGCGTTCAACACCTGTAATTGGTGCGCTGCTTTCCAGGGGAGCACATGTATCGGCATATGATCCTATGGCCTCAGGCAGCATGAAAAAAATATATCCTGAAATTGAATATTGCAATAGTCCTTCTGATGCTCTGAGGGACTCTGACGGATGTCTTGTTATGACCGAATGGCCTGAATTTTCAGAACTGGATAAGGAATTTAGTCTTATGAAATCGCAGATTGTCATAGAAGGAAGACGTATACTTTCGGTTGAGGACAGGGAGGGCATATGCTGGTAAAACAGGGGCTTATTCCCGCAGCAGGTTCGGGAACAAGACTGGGACCTTTTACAAAAGCCATCCCCAAGGAGCTTTTGCCTGTCGGAGACAAGGCTGTCATCGAACACGTTGTCTGTGCAATGCAGATTGCAGGCATTGAAGAGGTTGTCATTGTAGTGAGCCCGCATAAGCATGGTCTCTCGGATTATTTCGGTTCGGGAAAAAGGTTCGGGCTGAACATTACGTATGTCGTCCAGGACGAGAGAAAAGGTCTTGGTGATGCGGTTCTTGCAGGGGAGCATGTAATCGACGGGCCTTTCACTGTCGTTTTAGGGGACAATTATTTTGCCCCGAAAACATTTTTGAAGGACCTTATTGACTTTCATATCCAAAATTCCGGTGAAACAACGGTGGGCGTTGCCGAAGTAGAGGATGTGACAAGGCATGGTATAATAACACCTTCGGGAGACAGGATTCTTGGTATGGTTGAAAAACCCTCGCCTGAACAAGCCAAAAGCAGACTCGGCGCACTTGGTGCGTATGTTTTTAAAAGAGATATTTTTGATGCCATTAAAAGAACCAGACCCGGATTTAAAGGTGAAATTCAGCTCACAGACTCCATAAATATTCAGATAAATGACGGCAGGAAAGTCCTTTACAAAAAGATTGACGGAATTCATATTGATGTCGGAACGCCCCGTGACCTTATGAAGGCAAACGACTGGTATCTTAACCACAACATAAACGGGGACTGCAAGGAAGACCTTTAGGTCCGAATACCTCTTTTCTGATACCGGAAATGTATTTTGGAAATAATTTTTTTATTTTATATCTCTGCATACAAATCTTTATTCTGTATCAAAAATTTTTCATCTGTACTTTATTCTTTTATTAATCAAAGACCAATCAAAATTATTATCTCGTTTACACTTTAAAATGTGGCATGTAATTAGATGGGTATGAACAAAAAAACCGGATATGTCCTGATTTTAATATTTATTGCAGTAATTGCGGCTGGGATTATTGTTTCGGCAGTAATCAGCAATGAAAATTCTTCTGAAATTTTAGCAGTCAACCACGACGTTATCAGGTCAGCGGGTTTTAGTGTAAACTCAGGATCGATAGGTCAGAACACGTCGGCGGCGGGAACAGTTTTTGTCTGCGGGCCGGGTGAAACTGCGGAAAATATACGTATTGCCGCAAGAGTTGAGGTCGACCCCGGCGATTGGGGGGGTGTTGCCTTTTATGTACCGGCCGGCTGGAAGGTCTCAGGTGTTTTGAGCAGTTATCCTGAAGGTGATGACCGGTCACGGCCTTCTGATTATGCTGCGACATGGACAACCACGGACGAAAAGTCCGAATGGAGTTCATGGGTGGAAATCGGAAGAATTCGCGGCGGTCTGCCGGCAGCAGGAGGAAATGGCACAGTCGTAATCGACCTTGTCCCCGATAAGGCGTCAGCCCGCAACATAAGTGAACCTGCAATTATGGTCGGGGCCGGTTCGGAAGAAAAGGACGGGATAAAAATAATGGAGACAGGTTTAATCAAAGTCCCTGTCTAAACCTCTTTTCTTGCGGTGTCCACCATGACTTCGCCGACCGGAGTCATCACCGCTCTGCTGTGTACAGATTTGAATCCCTCTTTTAGCATGGCGCCGGCAATAACTCCTTCATTCAGCCCCATGTCGTTTCCGTAAAGTGCCGGCATCAGGGTTCCGAGGACCATCTCTTTAGGCTTTGTCCCACCGTTTGTCTTCCCGTCCGAAAAGCTGACGAAGACTCCGCCGGGGTTAAGGGAGTCGCAGACCTTTTTTATTACGTCATTGAGACTGTCCCCGGCGAAGTTAAGTGTCATCGAAGCCCAGACGAGGTCGTAGTTTTTTCCTAAGGGGTCGTTTATGTAGTCTCCTCCGACTGCTTTTACTCTGTCCTCCATCCCGTATTCGCCGATTAGTCTTTCGGCGACTTTTGAGACGGCAGGTCTGTCGAAGAGGACGGCATTCATGGAAGGGTGTCCCATTGCGATTGATATGCCGAAGAGTCCGGGGCCGCATCCCAGGTCGAGCATTTTTCTGAATGAACCGAACT comes from the Methanomicrobium sp. W14 genome and includes:
- a CDS encoding PP2C family serine/threonine-protein phosphatase, translating into MNKLSMNISISGAKTTGASHIKKGLSCQDAWTSEIPREDSAAIAVADGLGSARYSEKGAEIAVRTATESIKKHFMTVYDENITSADITSNVSIIEEAFLSSVSAIEKYSIENKVPKKELACTLIVILVYKKSVSIGQVGDGGVVGQSYSGKIKLLSEPAESEYINEVTPVTSDKWRESLRISQNIPDIKNIAAFTDGCQRAVLIKENDFYKPYVPFFRPFFEYAEKSHDKKELSDDIGEFLLSGKINEVSDDDKTLVAISLGNNQKKRN
- a CDS encoding VWA domain-containing protein, with amino-acid sequence MTLEDMVEIAYPQQPHCPTILLLDISGSMVVGDKISQLNSGIQTFKEEIEKDELARKRVDLCVVSFGKKVEVVQEFTAIEDFNPVELSADGLTPMGDAIDKTLEILEKRKDEYKKEGIDYYRPWIFMITDGEPTDMQEGDDKWNEIISKVHRGEEESRFLFFAVGVDSADMETLKKISPPERKPIKLKENHFKEMFVWLSRSQAKVSASNMGEQVVLEDPVGETGWGEIPTI
- a CDS encoding UDP-glucose/GDP-mannose dehydrogenase family protein, whose product is MKITIVGGGYVGLVSGACFAKTGHDVTIVDVDSSKVGMINSKKPPIYEKGLEEILNETAGKNLCASTGYDSVADSDVSMICVGTPQGEDGSANLAYIKQAASSIGKELKKSLGYRVVAVKSTVPPGTTENFVRPEVLRASGKSVDDIGFAMNPEFLREGIAVFDFMNPDRIVVGSDTEKAGEIIEKLYSCINGDVIHTKTTAAEMIKYTSNAFLATKISFSNEIGNICKALGVDVYEVMKGVGMDHRISPYFLNAGAGFGGSCFPKDVSAIASIAEGMGLDPVLLKSVLKINDAQPLRIVEILENRAGSLKNKKITVLGLAFKDNTDDIRDSRSTPVIGALLSRGAHVSAYDPMASGSMKKIYPEIEYCNSPSDALRDSDGCLVMTEWPEFSELDKEFSLMKSQIVIEGRRILSVEDREGICW
- a CDS encoding sugar phosphate nucleotidyltransferase translates to MLVKQGLIPAAGSGTRLGPFTKAIPKELLPVGDKAVIEHVVCAMQIAGIEEVVIVVSPHKHGLSDYFGSGKRFGLNITYVVQDERKGLGDAVLAGEHVIDGPFTVVLGDNYFAPKTFLKDLIDFHIQNSGETTVGVAEVEDVTRHGIITPSGDRILGMVEKPSPEQAKSRLGALGAYVFKRDIFDAIKRTRPGFKGEIQLTDSINIQINDGRKVLYKKIDGIHIDVGTPRDLMKANDWYLNHNINGDCKEDL